In the genome of Peptococcaceae bacterium 1198_IL3148, the window TACCACCGGCAATGATTTTTGAGGTGTTATCTATTAGCATGTCAATTTCTTTGGGAGTGACCATTAAATGACCACCAAAGGGAGCCAGCACATCGGCAATTGCATCCTGAACCGCCTGTTGCTGGTAGGCCTGGTATACGCCGGGGTTTGTTTTAAAATTTTCAAACAGCTGATCAATGGCATCTGCAGCAATAACCGCAGCATGGCAAACTGTGGGCATGCCAACGGCGATTACAGGTACCCCTAGGGTTTCTTTATTGAGCCCCTTGCGTTTGTTACCAATTCCTGAGCCCGGTGATACTCCAGTATCCGCAATTTGAATGGTGGTGGCAATGCGCTCAACACTGCGGGATGCCAATGAATCAATGGCGATTACCAATTCAGGCTGAATATTATCTACAATCCCTTTGATGATTTCTGCTGTTTCAATGCCAGTAATGCCCAGCACCCCTGGGGCCACAGCACTGACTGGCCGCATGCCATCCCGCACTTCACTGGGGGCATAATTAAATATGTGCCGTGTCACCAGCACTTGCTCCACTGCTTTGGGACCTAAGGCGTCGGGAGTGGCATTCCAGTTGCCCAAGCCAACCACTAACACGTTGGATTTAGCAGTGAGGTTATACAAGCCACTTAAATGTTTGGCCAGCACTTCCACAACCTCTTGATGCACTTCTCGATTATTATCCCGCAGGCCTGGGGCTTCGATGGTAATATAGGTGCCCTGGGGTTTTCCCATAATTTCTTCGGCAGCCTGTTCGAGAATTCTTACTGTGGTGACCGCTGCATGTGTGTAATTTTCTTTGTCCATTGCTACCCCAGGGATTTCTTGTCCGGTTTGACCACGAACCACTTCTTGGGCTTCGATGGCTAAGTCTAGATTAATGCCAAGGGAAGATAAGAATCTATCATTAAGAGACATGGTGGTCCTCCTCTAAAGTTTAAATTTATTTTTAACTAAAAAGACATAAATATACATAATTTTGTAATATAGCTAAAAAAATCGATTTTTTGGAAACTATATGCTATAATGAACTTATTTATGAAAGGATTGTTGGTTTTGCGAGTGATTGCCGGTATCGCTAAAAAAACCCAGCTAAAGAGTCCCAAGGGCATGAATACCAGACCGACAACCGACAGGGTAAAGGAAGCAGTTTTTAACATACTAGCTCCGGTGGTGGTGGAGAGTACTTTTTTAGATTTATTTTCCGGCACCGGTGGTATGGCCATTGAAGCTTTGAGCAGAGGTGCGTCCCAAGCGGTGTTAGTGGAGAAAAACCCCAAAATGGCCGCTATTAT includes:
- the gpr gene encoding GPR endopeptidase, with translation MSLNDRFLSSLGINLDLAIEAQEVVRGQTGQEIPGVAMDKENYTHAAVTTVRILEQAAEEIMGKPQGTYITIEAPGLRDNNREVHQEVVEVLAKHLSGLYNLTAKSNVLVVGLGNWNATPDALGPKAVEQVLVTRHIFNYAPSEVRDGMRPVSAVAPGVLGITGIETAEIIKGIVDNIQPELVIAIDSLASRSVERIATTIQIADTGVSPGSGIGNKRKGLNKETLGVPVIAVGMPTVCHAAVIAADAIDQLFENFKTNPGVYQAYQQQAVQDAIADVLAPFGGHLMVTPKEIDMLIDNTSKIIAGGISTSLHQGISSEEYSMYLH